Genomic window (Pseudomonas sp. L5B5):
GTTGCTGGTCAGGGTGAACAGCTCTTCGTGGAAGGCGATATAGGCGTTGACCCCGGCTTCGGCATCGCTGGCCTCCAGGGCTTCGCGCATGTCCATCAGGGTCAGGCGCAGCTGGCCGATCTCCCGGCTGCTGATGGATTGCGCCACCAGGCCGACGATGAAGGGCTCCAGGGTATAGCGCAGCTGCAGGACGTCCTCGAGGCGGGCACCGGCCAGCGTACCTTCCGGGCCCTGGATTTCGTCCATGGGTGCATCGAGCACCAGCACGCCCTTGCCCGGCATGGAGCGCACCATGCCCAGGGTTTCCAGGACAATCACCGCTTCGCGCAGGCTTGGCCGACTGATGCCCAACTGTTCGGCCAGTTCGCGCTGCCCTGGCAGCATGTCGCCGGAGCGCCATTGGCCGCGGGCGAGGGCGGCCCGCAGCTTTTCTACCACTGAGTTCACAACCGTTGACGAGCTGATCACTGTCTACTCCATGTATGGGGGCGCGAGGTCGCGCGCTGATTGTTGGGCCTGCCGCAGGCCGGTACAAGCCCGGATCAGAATTGCTGCTGGGTTCCGCCCGCCGCCTTGCGAGCCTGGAAACCATAGCCTTGTTGCCCACTGAGGACCTTGTCGGCTCGCTGCAGATCGATGTCCTGCTCCCAGCGGGCGATGGCGACGGTGGCTACGCAATTGCCGATCAGGTTGGTCAGGGCCCGGCCGATGCCCATGAACCAGTCCACTGCCAGCACCAGCACCAGGCCTACCACCGGGATCGCCGGGATCGCGGTCAGGGTGGCCGCCAGGATCACCAGGGCCGAACCGGGAATGCCGTGGGCGCCCTTGGAGGTGATCAGCGACACCAGCAGGATGGTCAGCAGGTCCGACATGGCCAGCGGCGTACCAGTGGCGTTGGCGATGAAGACGATGGCCAGGGTCAGGTAGATGGAGAACCCGTCGAGGTTGAACGAGTAGCCGGTGGGGATCACCAGGCCCACCGTGGAGCTGCCGATCCCCAGGTGTTCCAGCTTGCGCATGATCTGCGGCAGGACCGCATCCGACGATGCGGTGCCGAGGACGATCAGCAGTTCTTCACGCAGGTACTTGATGAAGGGCAGCAGGCGCAGGCCCGACAGGCGCATTACCAGGCCCAGGATCAGCGCGACGAAGGCGAAGCACGTCAGGTAGAACAGGCCCACCAGGCTGCCCAGGTGCTGCAGCGAATCCAGGCCGTACTTGCTGGTGGTGAAGGCAATGGCGCCGAATACGCCGATGGGCGCCAGGCGCACGATCATGCCCATGATGCGGAAGATCACATGGCTCAGTTCGTTGATCAGTCGCGAGATGCCTGAAGCGGCCTCGCCGACCAGGTTCAGCGCGCTGCCGAAGAGGACCGAGAACAACAGGACCTGGAGGATGTTGTTTTCAGCGAAGGCCCCGAGCACCGAGGTGGGGATCAGGCCCATGAGGAATTGCGCCGTGCCGTGCATGTGCTGGCCGCGCTGGGCGATGTCCCCCATGTCGGCGGAGGACAGTTGTTCCAGATGAATGTTGGCGCCGCTGCCGATGCCGGTGCCGAAGGCCATCAACAGGCCGATCACCAGGGCCAGGGTGGTGAGTATCTCGAAGTAGATCACCGACTTCAGGCCAATGCGACCGACCTTCTTCAGGTCACCGGCGCCGGAAATGCCGCTGACCACGACGCAGAACACGATGAGGCCGATCAGCATCTTGATCAGCTTGATGAAGGCATCGCCCAGTGGTTTGAGTTGCGAGGAGTATTCGGGGAGGGTGAGGCCGCACACGATGCCGAGCAACAGCCCGAGCATCACCTGGAGGAAGATCGAACGCGAGCACCATTTGAGCATGGGGGGAGTCCTGGTCGGTGTCCGGCCTGCCGTGCATGCGAGATGCAGCGGGTGGCGGACTTAATTATTGTGGTCTTACCGGTTTGTCCAGTACAGGCGCAGTCTACGCTCGGTTTTTTTGGGTTTACAAGGGAATTCGAACGAATTGGCTTTACCGGTCTGACCAGTGGCATTGCGCCGGCGACTCTCAATATCGAACCCAGGGTTCTGCGACTGCGCGCAAGGGCCGTTCCAGAGCCCTGGAAGGTGCCGCGCAACTGTCGCAGGCCGTGGCAGTGGCGTTTTCTCCAGGCATGAAAAAGCCCGGCGCTGGGCCGGGCTTCCTTGCTGCGGTGCGGGGCGATTAAGCGCCGTATACCGGCAGCTTCTTGCAGATGGCCTTGACCTTCTCACGCACGGCGTCGATCACCGCTTCGTTGGAGAGGTCGGCCAGGATGTCGCAGATCCAGCCGGCCAGCTCGCGGCATTCGGTTTCCTTGAAGCCACGGGTGGTCACGGCTGGAGTACCGAAGCGCAGGCCGGAGGTGACGAACGGGGAGCGCGGATCGTTAGGTACGGAGTTCTTGTTCACGGTGATGAAAGCCTTGCCCAGAGCGGCGTCGGCGTCTTTACCGGAGATGTCCTGCTTGATCAGCGACAGCAGGAACAGGTGGTTCTTGGTACCACCGGACACCACGTCGAAACCGCGCTCGATGAACACTTCGGCCATGGCCTGGGCGTTCTTCACCACTTGTTCCTGGTAAGCCTTGAACTCAGGCTGCAGTGCTTCCTTGAAGCAGATGGCCTTGGCGGCGATCACGTGCTCCAGCGGGCCGCCCTGGGCGCCAGGGAATACCGCGGAGTTCAGCTTCTTCTCGATGTCGGCGTTGGCGCGAGCCAGGATCAGGCCGCCACGTGGACCGCGCAGGGTCTTGTGGGTAGTGGTGGTCACCACGTCGGCGAATGGCACCGGGTTCGGGTAGACGCCAGCGGCGACCAGACCGGCCACGTGGGCCATGTCGACGAACAGGTAGGCACCGACCTTGTCGGCAATCTCGCGGAAACGCGGGAAGTCGAGGATCTGCGAGTAGGCGGAGAAACCGGCCACGATCATTTTCGGCTTGTGCTCCACGGCCAGGCGCTCGACTTCGTCGTAGTCGATCAGGCCGTTGGCGTCGATGCCGTACTGAACAGCGTTGTACAGCTTGCCGGAGGAGGAAACGGTCGCGCCGTGGGTCAGGTGGCCGCCGTGGGCCAGGCTCATGCCCAGGATGGTGTCGCCACCTTGCAGCAGGGCCAGGTAGACCGCAGCGTTGGCCTGGGAGCCGGCGTGTGGCTGGACGTTGGCGTAATCGGCGCCG
Coding sequences:
- a CDS encoding FadR/GntR family transcriptional regulator gives rise to the protein MISSSTVVNSVVEKLRAALARGQWRSGDMLPGQRELAEQLGISRPSLREAVIVLETLGMVRSMPGKGVLVLDAPMDEIQGPEGTLAGARLEDVLQLRYTLEPFIVGLVAQSISSREIGQLRLTLMDMREALEASDAEAGVNAYIAFHEELFTLTSNPIFQNVVQQTSNALRQSAQILRNSPEHLAERLEENEAVVRAIRNRNSAQASAEMRRHILQEGQRMGIELDIPDDRLDSNIQ
- a CDS encoding C4-dicarboxylate transporter DctA produces the protein MLKWCSRSIFLQVMLGLLLGIVCGLTLPEYSSQLKPLGDAFIKLIKMLIGLIVFCVVVSGISGAGDLKKVGRIGLKSVIYFEILTTLALVIGLLMAFGTGIGSGANIHLEQLSSADMGDIAQRGQHMHGTAQFLMGLIPTSVLGAFAENNILQVLLFSVLFGSALNLVGEAASGISRLINELSHVIFRIMGMIVRLAPIGVFGAIAFTTSKYGLDSLQHLGSLVGLFYLTCFAFVALILGLVMRLSGLRLLPFIKYLREELLIVLGTASSDAVLPQIMRKLEHLGIGSSTVGLVIPTGYSFNLDGFSIYLTLAIVFIANATGTPLAMSDLLTILLVSLITSKGAHGIPGSALVILAATLTAIPAIPVVGLVLVLAVDWFMGIGRALTNLIGNCVATVAIARWEQDIDLQRADKVLSGQQGYGFQARKAAGGTQQQF
- the glyA gene encoding serine hydroxymethyltransferase — encoded protein: MFSRDLTIAKYDADLFAAMEQEAQRQEEHIELIASENYTSPAVMEAQGSVLTNKYAEGYPGKRYYGGCEYVDVVEQLAIDRAKELFGADYANVQPHAGSQANAAVYLALLQGGDTILGMSLAHGGHLTHGATVSSSGKLYNAVQYGIDANGLIDYDEVERLAVEHKPKMIVAGFSAYSQILDFPRFREIADKVGAYLFVDMAHVAGLVAAGVYPNPVPFADVVTTTTHKTLRGPRGGLILARANADIEKKLNSAVFPGAQGGPLEHVIAAKAICFKEALQPEFKAYQEQVVKNAQAMAEVFIERGFDVVSGGTKNHLFLLSLIKQDISGKDADAALGKAFITVNKNSVPNDPRSPFVTSGLRFGTPAVTTRGFKETECRELAGWICDILADLSNEAVIDAVREKVKAICKKLPVYGA